CGGCACGCAACAGCGGATCGCGCATTGCGTGCAGCACGTTCTCGTCCGGATCGCGTGCGTCGGCCTGCCAGCGCTCGGCAAGCCACGTATGACCGAGATTGAGCAGCAGCAGCTTCAGGCGCTCGTAGTGCAACAGGTCGTCGGTGACGATCATCGCTTCGTGTTCGCACGGCAGCACCATGCCGGCACGCCGCTCGATCGCCCACAACGCGTAGGGTTCGGCAACCGCGCCGACCGGCCGGATCGGCTCGGACACGATGCGGTCCACCAGCGAATTGACCCAGATGCACGTGTGCTCGATATAGCGCACGAATTCGGACCCCGCGCCCCAGCCACGCGCGATATCGGCGACGAGGCCACGCAGCGTGTCGCCGTTGCCCGATACGAGTTCGCACGGCAGCAGCGTCAGCGGCGGGGCGCCGGCTTTGAAGCGCGCATGCAGCAGCACCACGAGCTTCGCCGCGAAGCCACGCGGCACGCTTGCCGCGTTGCGCAGTAGCTCGGCGGTGTCGTCGGCGAAACACTCGTAGCCTCGGTCGCCGGTGTTCGAGATCACGACTCGCGCATCGCGCGCGAAGCGCTCGACCACCGTCGGCCAATCGGTATTCGCGTTCAATGCCTCGGTGATCGCGTGACATCCCGTGGTCGTATCGATCACCGTTTCGCGGCGCACGCCGCGGATGCGCACGTCGTACTGCCCGTGCGCGCGCAATGCATCGATGCGCGCGAGGCTCTCGGGATTGGCCGTCGTCTGCACGACGGTGACGTGGCCTAGCGCGCGGCCCGCATCGAGTGCCTCCGAGACGAACAGATCGGCGTGCGCCTGCAGAAAGCGGCTCGTGCCAAATTGAAGAATCGGGTTGCCTATCGTCCGCATCGTCCGCATCGTCCGTTGCCCCCGCTCGCTCAGCAGGCGACCAGCGCCTTGATGACGCCGGCATCCGGTTTCAGCAGCCTGGGAAACTCGCTCGGCAGATTGCCGAGTTCGACCAGATGCGTATTGAGCGCCGCCGTCGGAATCTTGCCCGCGCGCATCGCGGCGAGCACCGTTTCGAAGTCGGCGACGGTCGCATTGCGGCTCGCGAGCAAGGTCGTTTCGCGCTTGTGAAACTCGGGATCGGCAAACGAAATGCGCTCGGTGACGATCGACACCAGCACGTACTTGCCGCCATGCGCGACGAACTGCAGCCCGCGCTCCATCGCCTTCACGTTGCCGGTGGCGTCGAACACCACGTCGAAGAATTCGTTATCGGTCAACGCGGCGAGTTCGGCGGCATCGGTCGCGGCGTTGGTGGTGTCGAGCAGCACCGTGTGATCCGCCTGCAACGCGCCGGCGCACACCGACAAGCGATCCGCGCGGCCATCGAGCACGCTTACCTCGGTGCCGCGCAGCTTCGCGAAGATCGTCGCGGCCATGCCGATAGGACCGGCCCCGACGACCAGCACGCGCTGCGCAGCCTGCACGTCGGCGCGTGCGACCGCGTGTGCGCCGATCGCGAGAAACTCGAGCATCGCGGCTTCGTCGAGCGTCACGCCGTCGGCCTTGAAGACGAACGCCTGCGGCACCGCGAGGTACTCGGTCATGCCGCCGTCGGTATGGACGCCTAGCACGCGGATGTTCACGCAGCAATTGCCCTTGCCCGCGCGGCAGGCCACGCAGCGCCCGCACGACAGATACGGCATCACGTACACCTGATCTCCGCTCTTGACGCGCGCGCCGGCCGGCGCCGCTTCGACGATGCCGGCAAGCTCGTGCCCCATCACACGCGGATACGACAGATACGGCTGATTGCCGGTGAAGATATGGAAGTCGGTACCACAGATGCCGACTCGCCGGATGCGGATCAGCACGTCGTCGGGGCCGGGGTTGGGCATCGCACGTTCGGCGAGCGCGAGCTGGCCGGGTTGTTCGCAAATGACTGTCTTCATCGTCGTGGAGGAATTGATCGGGTATCGGGATGCGAAGCGAACCGGAAGGCGACTCGTCGAGCGCCAATCCGGCCTTACCAATTTGCAAAAATAACGGCACATGCGATACTGGTCAAGCCAATTTACGAGAAATTGGGGAAACCCGCAGGCTGCCCGAGGGCCACGGTTTGCGCACCGGGCGCTTCGATCTACAATCGGCGCTCGCCTTATCGGGCTTGCACAAGCTCTATCGCCGGAATACGTTTCGTGACCGCCAAACCTGCCGACACTCGCCGTCTCTATCTTCAGATCGCGGAAAAACTGCGCGATCTGATCGCTCAGCCGGACTTCGCGCCGAACGGCCGCCTGCCGCCCGAGCGCGCGCTGGCGGAGACACTCGGCGTGTCGCGGCCGTCGGTGCGCGAAGCACTGGTCGCGCTCGAACTGGAAGGGCTCGTCGAGATTCGCATGGGCTCGGGCGTCTATCTGTGCGCGGCGCCGTCCGTGCAGAGCGGTGCGTCGCTGTCGCAGGCAGAACTCGGCGACAGCCTGCTCGACATCCTCGGCGCGCGCTGCCTGATCGAAGGCTCGATCGTCGCGAGCGTCGCGCCGTTCTGCAAACCGAAAGACCTGAAGATGCTGCGCGCCATCTACAACGAGATGCAGCGCGAAGTGAAGGCCGGCAGAATTCCGGTCGCGTCCGATCGTGCGTTCCATCTCGCGATCGCGCAGATGTCCGGCAACGAAGTGCTCGTGCGCACCGTCAGCTCGCTATTCGATGCGCGGCATAGTCCGCTGTCGGAAAAGCTGCGCGGCCACTTCGAAAACGAAACGACGTGGGGTGCTGTGCCCGATGAACATCTCGTGATTCTCGAAGCGCTGGAAGCGCATGACGCGATTCAGGCGCAGGCGGCGATGCAGCGTCATTTGAAGCTGTCGTTGGAGCGGGTGATTGCGGGGGGGCAGCGGGCGACTTAGAACCGCTTGCACAAGCTGGACATCAAGCCGTGGACGCCACATCTTGGCGACATGGCGAAACGAAAAATCAGCAACGAATTGTGGGGGGCGCTTAACCATTGGTTCCGGTATTCGAACCATCCCCCAAAGGCGGTCGACGGCGTACGGTTCACGACCGCCCTGCGCTGAACGGTATCGCCACTACAGACGGTCACACTTTTCCGAAGCAGTCGCTCAAGCACCGTCAACCGCGTGTTGTTTCAGTTGTGAGCGATCAATCATTGACGCCGTCTCGAACCGCGAGGCATGTCAAGGTGGACTTAATGTCAGTCGGCGTTCCGTTGCGGCACTGTCCCGTAGGAAGTGTTTGTCGGCAAGCCGTACTGGCAAGGTATTTCGTTGGCAGATACCCACCGGGCAGATGTTGGCAGAGCTTCAGCGCCCGAGTCGTTTTGCGTGCCTGCCTGTGCAAGCGCGGAGATCGCACATAGAGAAAACAGTAATGTTGCAAATCGCTTCATGCTTTGATCTTTCGCCGTATGAACGGGCGCGATAGTGGCAGAGGCCTACCGATTGTCAATCATCTACGCGACTGCATCGAACGCCTCAATGAGGCGGGTCACTGCCCGATAGCTTCCGGTTCAGGTCGACCCGAAGCTGCCGTTCATCGATCTGCTCCGAACGTCAAAAATCTTGCCGAGAATCGGTCT
This is a stretch of genomic DNA from Paraburkholderia sp. HP33-1. It encodes these proteins:
- a CDS encoding mannitol dehydrogenase family protein; its protein translation is MGNPILQFGTSRFLQAHADLFVSEALDAGRALGHVTVVQTTANPESLARIDALRAHGQYDVRIRGVRRETVIDTTTGCHAITEALNANTDWPTVVERFARDARVVISNTGDRGYECFADDTAELLRNAASVPRGFAAKLVVLLHARFKAGAPPLTLLPCELVSGNGDTLRGLVADIARGWGAGSEFVRYIEHTCIWVNSLVDRIVSEPIRPVGAVAEPYALWAIERRAGMVLPCEHEAMIVTDDLLHYERLKLLLLNLGHTWLAERWQADARDPDENVLHAMRDPLLRADLESLWRDEVLPVFDALGQGSAARVYLDDVRERFENPFLDHRLADIARNHEQKKQRRFKPLIELARELGVQVEQPRLNAALAAWFIK
- a CDS encoding FadR/GntR family transcriptional regulator → MTAKPADTRRLYLQIAEKLRDLIAQPDFAPNGRLPPERALAETLGVSRPSVREALVALELEGLVEIRMGSGVYLCAAPSVQSGASLSQAELGDSLLDILGARCLIEGSIVASVAPFCKPKDLKMLRAIYNEMQREVKAGRIPVASDRAFHLAIAQMSGNEVLVRTVSSLFDARHSPLSEKLRGHFENETTWGAVPDEHLVILEALEAHDAIQAQAAMQRHLKLSLERVIAGGQRAT
- a CDS encoding zinc-binding alcohol dehydrogenase family protein, translated to MKTVICEQPGQLALAERAMPNPGPDDVLIRIRRVGICGTDFHIFTGNQPYLSYPRVMGHELAGIVEAAPAGARVKSGDQVYVMPYLSCGRCVACRAGKGNCCVNIRVLGVHTDGGMTEYLAVPQAFVFKADGVTLDEAAMLEFLAIGAHAVARADVQAAQRVLVVGAGPIGMAATIFAKLRGTEVSVLDGRADRLSVCAGALQADHTVLLDTTNAATDAAELAALTDNEFFDVVFDATGNVKAMERGLQFVAHGGKYVLVSIVTERISFADPEFHKRETTLLASRNATVADFETVLAAMRAGKIPTAALNTHLVELGNLPSEFPRLLKPDAGVIKALVAC